The following proteins are co-located in the Acanthochromis polyacanthus isolate Apoly-LR-REF ecotype Palm Island chromosome 7, KAUST_Apoly_ChrSc, whole genome shotgun sequence genome:
- the acacb gene encoding acetyl-CoA carboxylase 2 isoform X3 — translation MEGQSNLFPYLQRPSMSGPHLVKKGREHRKMDLQRDFTVASPAEFVTRFGGNRVIEKVLIANNGIAAVKCMRSIRRWSYEMFRNERTIRFVVMVAPEDLQANAEYIKMADHYVPVPGGTNNNNYANVELIVDIAKRIPVQAVWAGWGHASENPKLPELLNKAGISFMGPSSKAMWALGDKVASSIVAQSADIPTLPWSGSGLRVDWAEEDQRQGNVISVPPEIYTEGCVHDVDDGLAGAERIGYPVVIKASEGGGGKGIRKVESSEDFLSSFRQVQTEVPGSPIFIMQLAQHARHLEVQILADEYGNAISLFGRDCSIQRRHQKIIEEAPATIAALSTFEQMERYAVRLAKMVGYVSAGTVEYLFSEDGSFHFLELNPRLQVEHPCTEMIADVNLPAAQLQIAMGIPLHRIKDIRMLYGESPWGDTIINFENPEFMPSPRGHVIAARITSENPDEGFKPSSGTVQELNFRSSKNVWGYFSVGATGGLHEFADSQFGHCFSWGENREEAISNMVVAMKELSIRGDFRTTVEYLIKLLETESFRNNDIDTGWLDHLIAEKVQAERPETMLGVVCGALHVADSSFRKSMSDYLHSLERGQVLPANSLLNSVSVDLIYEGVKFCLKVARQSPTTYVIMMNGSNIEIDVHRLSDGGLLLCYDGCSHTTYMKEEVDSYRITVGNKTCVFEKEKDPTVLRSPSAGKLLQYVVDDGGHIFAGETYAEIEVMKMVMTLTVEQSGCVHFVKRPGAVLEHGCVVAHMDLDNPSSIARVELNTATLPPQQPLPMVGEKLHQVFHSVLENLIKVMDGYCLEEPYFSSKLKQWVATLMKTLRDPSLPLLELQEIMTSVAGRIPASVETDIRKVMAQYASNITSVLCQFPSQRIANILDSHAATLQRKADREVFFMNTQSIVQLVQRFRSGIRGYMKSVVLDLLKHYLQVEMQFQQAHYDKCVINLREQHKPDMSPVLDYIFSHAQVFKKNVLVTMLIDQLCGRDPTLADELMVILNELTQLSKMENSKVALRARQVLIASHLPSYELRHNQVESIFLSAIDMYGHQFCPENLKKLILSETSIFDVLPNFFYHSNQVVCMAALEVYVRRGYIAYELNSVQHHQLQDGTCAVDFQFMLPSSHPNRGSSRTLSRVPVPVNGSGQFKIRRQSSDLFLEGALSPPCQRMGAMVAFQCFDDFKRNFDEVLSSFAEPLEGASFLESCSSLYEEENFKNIKENPIHIINVSIKTADTEDDSALVTAFTSFAQSKKAVLFDYGIRRITFLIAQKREFPKFFTFRARDGFQEDRIYRNLEPALAFQLELNRMRNFDLTAVPCANHKMHLYLGAARVQEGAEVTDYRFFIRAIIRHSDLITKEASFEYLKNEGERLLLEAMDELEVAFSNTSVRTDCNHIFLNFVPTVIMDPSKIEESVRSMVMRYGSRLWKLRVLQAELKINIRLTTTGNAVPIRLFITNESGYYLDISLYKEVTDPSSGQIMFQSYGDKQGPLHGMLINTPYVTKDLLQAKRFQAQTLGTTYVYDFPEMFRQALFKLWGSAVGDKCPKDVLMCSELVLDPQGRLVQMNRLPGDNDVGMVAFRMRIKTPEYPEGRDIIVICNDITHMIGSFGPQEDELYLRASELARAEGIPRIYIAANSGARIGLAEEVKHMFQVAWIDPADPYKGFKYLYLTPQDYTRISSTNSVHCHHVEEGGESRYIITDIIGNAEGLGVENLRGSGMIAGESSLAYEEIITISMVTCRAIGIGAYLVRLGQRVIQVENSHIILTGAAALNKVLGREVYTSSNQLGGVQIMHNNGVTHTMVPDDFEGVYTILQWLSYMPKNKYSPVPVMATTDPVDREIEFTPTKAPYDPRWMLAGRPHPTVRGAWQSGFFDHGSFMEIMESWAQTVVVGRARLGGIPLGVIAVETRTVELTVPADPANLDSESKVLQQAGQVWFPDSAFKTAQAICDFNRERLPLMVFANWRGFSGGMKDMYDQILKFGAYIVDALRGFRQPVLVYIPPHAELRGGSWVVIDPTINPLCMELYADKESRGGVLEPEGTVEIKFRRKDLLKTMKRLDSVYASLVEQLASPELSDKQCRELEAKLKAREEFLSPIYHQVAVQFVDLHDTPGRMQEKGVITDILDWKNVRTFFYWRLRRLLLEQVVKCEILQANKDLSDGHMQSMLRRWFVETEGTVKAYLWDNNQAVVEWLEKHLSKEGDTRSAIRENIKYLKRENALKHIRSLVQANPDVAMDCIIHMSQNITSAQRAKLSHLLTTMDSTSTS, via the exons ATGGAGGGACAGAGCAACTTATTCCCATATCTGCAAAG GCCTAGCATGTCTGGTCCTCACTTGGTGAAAAAAGGACGAGAACACAGAAAGATGGATCTACAGAGGGACTTCACTGTGGCCTCTCCTGCTGAGTTTGTCACACGATTTGGTGGCAACCGGGTCATAGAAAAA GTGCTGATAGCTAATAATGGCATCGCTGCGGTCAAATGTATGCGCTCCATCCGTCGCTGGTCCTATGAAATGTTTCGCAATGAGAGAACCATCCGCTTTGTGGTCATGGTGGCTCCCGAAGATTTGCAAGCTAATGCAG AATACATTAAAATGGCAGACCATTATGTGCCTGTACCCGGTGGAACCAACAATAACAACTATGCTAATGTAGAGCTGATAGTGGACATTGCGAAAAGAATCCCAGTCCAG GCTGTGTGGGCCGGTTGGGGACATGCGTCTGAAAACCCCAAACTGCCTGAGCTCCTGAACAAAGCAGGGATATCATTCATGG GGCCATCCAGTAAGGCCATGTGGGCTTTAGGGGATAAGGTGGCTTCTTCCATTGTGGCCCAGAGTGCTGACATTCCCACACTACCATGGAGCGGATCAG GTCTAAGagtggactgggctgaagaggACCAAAGGCAGGGAAATGTAATCAGTGTTCCTCCAGAGATCTACACTGAGGGCTGCGTTCATGATGTAGATGATGGACTAGCA GGAGCTGAGAGAATCGGCTATCCGGTTGTTATCAAAGCATCTGAGGGTGGTGGTGGAAAAGGTATCCGGAAAGTTGAAAGTTCTGAGGATTTTCTAAGTTCCTTTAGACAG GTCCAGACAGAGGTACCTGGCTCACCTATCTTCATCATGCAACTGGCTCAGCATGCCCGTCACCTTGAGGTCCAGATACTGGCTGATGAGTACGGAAATGCGATCTCTCTGTTTGGGCGAGACTGCTCTATTCAGAGAAGGCACCAGAAGATCATAGAGGAGGCTCCTGCCACCATAGCTGCTCTCTCAACATTCGAGCAGATGGAACGG tatgctgtccgaCTAGCCAAGATGGTGGGCTATGTGAGTGCAGGTACGGTGGAATATCTCTTCTCTGAAGATGGAAGTTTCCATTTTCTGGAGTTGAATCCTCGTCTGCAGGTGGAACATCCGTGTACGGAGATGATCGCAGATGTAAATTTGCCAGCTGCCCAACTTCAG ATTGCAATGGGAATCCCCCTGCATAGAATTAAAGACATTCGCATGCTGTATGGAGAAAGTCCGTGGGGTGACACCATCATTAACTTTGAGAACCCGGAGTTCATGCCAAGTCCAAGAGGTCACGTCATAGCTGCTCGGATCACCAGTGAAAATCCTGATGAG GGGTTCAAGCCAAGCTCTGGCACCGTGCAGGAGCTGAACTTCCGCAGCAGTAAAAACGTCTGGGGCTATTTCAGTGTGGGGGCGACTGGGGGACTTCATGAATTTGCAGATTCCCAGTTTGGACACTGTTTCTCATGGGGCGAGAACCGTGAAGAGGCCATCTC GAACATGGTGGTGGCTATGAAGGAGCTGTCCATCAGAGGCGATTTCAGGACAACCGTCGAATACCTCATTAAACTACTGGAGACAGAAAGCTTTAGAAACAATGACATCGACACTGGCTGGCTGGATCATCTCATTGCAGAGAAAGTGCAG GCAGAGAGACCAGAGACCATGCTGGGGGTTGTCTGTGGAGCTTTGCATGTTGCTGATTCTAGCTTCAGAAAGAGTATGTCCGACTACCTACATTCACTGGAGAG AGGTCAGGTGCTGCCTGCAAACAGTCTGCTCAACTCTGTTAGTGTGGACCTGATATATGAAGGAGTCAAATTCTGTCTGAAG GTGGCTCGCCAATCCCCAACAACTTATGTCATCATGATGAATGGCTCCAACATTGAAATAGATGTCCACAGACTGAGTGACGGTGGCCTCCTGCTGTGCTATGATGGCTGCAGCCACACCACCTACATGAAAGAGGAAGTAGACAG CTACCGCATCACTGTTGGCAACAAGACTTGCGTATTTGAGAAGGAAAAGGATCCCACGGTGCTGAGATCGCCCTCTGCTGGCAAACTGCTCCAATATGTGGTTGACGACGGAGGCCATATTTTTGCAGGAGAAACCTACGCAGAGATTGAG GtgatgaagatggtgatgaCTCTGACTGTAGAGCAGTCTGGCTGCGTCCACTTTGTCAAGAGACCAGGGGCAGTTCTTGAGCATGGCTGCGTGGTGGCACATATGGACCTTGACAACCCCAGCAGTATAGCCAGA GTGGAACTCAACACAGCCACACTGCCACCACAGCAGCCACTGCCCATGGTTGGGGAGAAGCTTCACCAGGTGTTTCACAGTGTGCTCGAAAACCTGATTAAAGTGATGGATGGGTACTGCCTTGAAGAGCCCTACTTTAGCAGCAAG ctgaaacagTGGGTGGCTACTCTGATGAAGACTCTGAGGGACCCCTCCCTGCCGCTGCTGGAACTCCAGGAGATCATGACAAGCGTAGCAGGTCGCATCCCAGCGAGTGTTGAGACAGATATCCGCAAAGTCATGGCGCAATACGCGAGCAACATCACCTCTGTCCTCTGCCAGTTTCCCAGTCAAAGG ATTGCCAACATTTTAGACAGCCATGCAGCGACCTTACAGAGGAAAGCTGACAGAGAGGTTTTCTTCATGAACACTCAGAGTATTGTACAGTTGGTGCAGAG ATTTCGTAGTGGAATCCGTGGCTATATGAAGTCTGTGGTTCTTGACCTGCTGAAGCACTACCTCCAAGTAGAAATGCAGTTTCAACAAG CTCACTATGATAAGTGTGTTATCAACTTGAGAGAACAGCACAAACCTGACATGAGTCCTGTGCTTGACTACATCTTCTCTCATGCTCAGGTCTTCAAGAAGAACGTCCTGGTCACAATGCTCATA GACCAGTTGTGTGGACGAGATCCCACCCTGGCAGATGAGCTCATGGTCATTCTGAATGAACTCACACAGCTGAGCAAGATGGAGAACTCAAAGGTGGCCCTAAGAGCCAGACAG GTCTTGATTGCCTCCCATTTACCGTCATACGAACTGAGACACAACCAGGTGGAGTCCATTTTCCTGTCAGCCATTGACATGTATGGCCACCAGTTTTGTCCGGAGAACTTGAAG AAACTGATTCTCTCTGAAACATcaatttttgatgttttgcccAATTTCTTCTATCACTCCAATCAAGTTGTGTGCATGGCTGCATTGGAG GTGTACGTTCGCAGGGGTTATATTGCCTACGAACTTAACAGCGTCCAGCATCACCAGCTGCAGGATGGAACCTGTGCTGTAGACTTCCAGTTTATGTTGCCATCGTCGCATCCAAACAG AGGGAGCAGCCGTACTCTGAGCAG gGTTCCTGTACCAGTGAATGGATCAGGCCAGTTTAAAATCAGGCGGCAGAGCAGCGACCTCTTCCTTGAGGGAGCCTTGTCTCCACCCTGCCAGCGCATGGGGGCCATGGTGGCTTTCCAGTGTTTTGATGACTTCAAAAG GAATTTTGATGAGGTTCTATCCAGTTTCGCAGAACCGCTTGAAGGTGCTTCTTTCTTAGAGTCCTGCTCCAGTCTCTATGAGGAGGAGAACTTTAAG AATATCAAGGAGAACCCAATCCACATCATTAATGTGTCCATAAAAACAGCAGACACAGAAGACGACAGTGCTCTGGTCACAGCGTTCACTTCCTTCGCCCAGTCAAAG aAAGCAGTCCTGTTTGACTATGGAATCAGAAGAATCACATTTTTGATTGCACAGAAG AGAGAATTTCCAAAGTTCTTCACATTCAGAGCAAGAGACGGG TTCCAGGAGGATCGTATTTATCGGAATCTGGAACCAGCTTTAGCATTTCAATTGGAGCTCAACCGAATGAGGAACTTTGATCTGACTGCTGTTCCCTGTGCCAACCACAAGATGCACCTTTACCTGGGTGCTGCTCGTGTTCAGGAGGGAGCTGAAGTTACAGACTACCGCTTCTTCATCAGAGCAATTATCCGACACTCAGATCTCATTACAAAG GAAGCTTCCTTtgaatacctgaaaaatgaaggCGAGCGTCTTCTGCTTGAAGCCATGGATGAGTTGGAAGTGGCCTTCAGTAACACCAGCGTCCGCACAGACTGCAATCACATCTTCCTCAACTTCGTACCCACTGTTATCATGGACCCCTCTAAA ATAGAGGAGTCTGTCCGCTCCATGGTGATGCGCTATGGCAGCCGTCTTTGGAAGCTGCGGGTCCTGCAGGCTGAGCTGAAGATCAACATTCGTCTGACAACAACTGGAAACGCTGTTCCTATCCGCCTCTTTATCACGAATGAATCGGGCTATTATTTGGACATCAGCTTGTACAAAGAGGTCACCGACCCAAGTTCTGGGCAG atcatgttccAGTCATATGGAGACAAGCAGGGTCCTTTGCATGGCATGCTCATCAACACTCCCTATGTGACCAAAGACCTGCTGCAGGCCAAACGCTTCCAGGCTCAAACTCTGGGAACTACATACGTCTATGACTTCCCTGAGATGTTCAGACAG GCCTTGTTCAAGCTGTGGGGTTCAGCTGTGGGGGACAAATGCCCTAAAGACGTGCTGATGTGCAGTGAGCTTGTTCTGGATCCACAAGGACGACTGGTGCAGATGAACCGGCTGCCTGGAGACAATGAC GTGGGAATGGTTGCCTTCAGGATGAGGATAAAGACTCCAGAGTACCCAGAGGGCAGAGACATTATTGTCATCTGTAATGACATCACTCACATGATCGGCTCGTTCGGTCCTCAGGAGGATGAGCTGTACCTCAGGGCTTCTGAGCTGGCTCGAGCTGAAGGAATCCCTCGCATTTACATCGCAGCCAACAGTGGAGCACGAATCGGTCTTGCTGAAGAGGTCAAACACATGTTCCAGGTGGCCTGGATTGACCCTGCTGATCCCTACAAG GGTTTCAAATACCTGTACCTGACGCCACAGGACTACACTCGTATCAGCTCCACCAATTCTGTTCACTGTCACCATGTAGAAGAAGGTGGAGAATCCAG GTACATCATCACTGACATCATTGGGAACGCTGAAGGCCTTGGGGTCGAGAACCTGCGAGGTTCTGGCATGATTGCTGGAGAATCTTCTCTGGCCTATGAAGAGATAATTACAATCAGTATG GTGACGTGTCGCGCGATCGGAATCGGAGCCTATCTAGTCCGTTTGGGTCAGCGAGTTATCCAAGTGGAGAATTCTCACATCATCCTGACTGGAGCAGCAGCTCTAAACAAG GTTCTGGGCCGAGAGGTTTACACGTCCAGCAACCAGCTGGGAGGAGTCCAGATCATGCACAATAATGGAGTCACACACACCATGGTGCCAGATGACTTCGAGGGTGTCTACACCATCCTCCAGTGGCTCTCATACATGCCAAAG AACAAATACTCACCTGTGCCTGTAATGGCAACTACAGATCCAGTGGACAGAGAGATAGAATTTACTCCGACCAAAGCACCATATGACCCTCGCTGGATGCTGGCTGGCCGACCTCACCCCA CGGTGAGAGGCGCCTGGCAGAGTGGATTCTTTGACCACGGCTCCTTCATGGAGATAATGGAGTCCTGGGCTCAGACAGTGGTAGTAGGCAGAGCACG ATTAGGAGGAATCCCCCTCGGTGTCATTGCTGTTGAAACACGCACGGTTGAACTCACTGTCCCAGCTGATCCAGCAAACCTGGATTCAGAATCTAAA GTCCTGCAGCAGGCGGGCCAGGTGTGGTTTCCAGATTCAGCGTTTAAAACGGCTCAGGCGATTTGTGACTTCAACCGTGAACGCCTGCCTCTCATGGTGTTTGCCAACTGGAGGGGCTTCTCTGGGGGAATGAAGG ATATGTACGATCAGATATTAAAGTTTGGGGCCTACATTGTGGATGCCCTGCGTGGTTTCCGGCAGCCGGTGCTGGTGTACATCCCACCTCATGCTGAGCTGAGAGGGGGGTCTTGGGTGGTGATAGACCCCACCATCAACCCCCTGTGCATGGAGCTCTATGCTGACAAGGAGAGCAG GGGTGGTGTGCTGGAGCCCGAAGGTACAGTCGAGATCAAATTCAGGAGGAAGGACCTGCTGAAGACCATGAAAAGACTAGATTCAGTCTATGCTAGTCTGGTTGAGCAGCTCG CTTCCCCAGAGCTGTCTGACAAACAGTGCAGAGAGCTGGAGGCAAAGCTCAAAGCAAGAGAGGAATTCCTGTCGCCCATCTACCACCAGGTGGCAGTGCAGTTTGTAGACCTCCATGACACTCCAGGCAGGATGCAGGAGAAGGGTGTCATCACG GACATTTTGGACTGGAAGAATGTGCGGACCTTTTTCTACTGGCGTCTGCGTCGCCTCCTGCTGGAGCAGGTGGTGAAGTGTGAGATACTACAGGCCAACAAGGATCTGAGTGACGGACACATGCAGTCAATGCTGCGACGCTGGTTTGTTGAAACGGAGGGAACAGTCAAG